One segment of Clostridium ljungdahlii DSM 13528 DNA contains the following:
- a CDS encoding HD domain-containing phosphohydrolase produces the protein MIEIKHKVFIIVFIAIVTCLLGNNFGKAVFADNKESVNSNKETIYKVLGNDEKKADRTIIIGDDKDYPPYSFIDQNGNPTGFDVELAKAAAEAMGFKVKIKLSVWSEAMDELENGKIDVIAGMFYSKDREKFYSFTTKTAITGADVFTRKGESIKNINQLRGKTVVVESDEISGEYLKKQNLGINFVKVHSSEEALKLISMNKYDYAVVSTIIGHYFMKKDKISNIKGNGLVINPDDYCIAVKKGNEDLLFALNGGLQILKATGKYDEIYNKWLGVYEEKTFYQTVIEYRSLIMASVASILLLLLWNRTLKKRVVVRTKELLEANDALNKSKQELLVSNEEIEASYNELAAIEEELRSQYYRLMKSEENLKKSEERNRAIVTAIPDIIFVVDGNAVFKDCQIKDASVLIMPENEFIGKTLWNVLPSKIAETGFEKIKAALKNNSLESFQYEIDTPVGKKYYELRIVKCRENEVIVISRDITDERKNQKKIEFLSYNDQLTGLYNRRFFEEEIERLNSKENLPLTIVMADVNGLKLINDSFGHAAGDELLKKVSAVMLNVCSDKGIISRIGGDEFVILLPKTNELEAGKILKRISELASKEKVESINLSISFGFDTKHYDDENVFEVLKKAEDFMYKKKLFESPSMRGKTIGAIINTLHEKNKREEQHSHRVSEYCNLLGKAMNLPEGEIQELKTVGFLHDIGKVAIDENILNKPGKLIDEEWEKIKRHPEIGYRILSSVNDMAEMSEYVLAHHERWDGKGYPKGLKGEEIPLKSRIIAIADAFDAMTSERAYRSALSKEIAVEELIKNAGIQFDPELVKIFVEKVV, from the coding sequence ATGATTGAAATAAAACATAAAGTTTTTATTATAGTGTTTATTGCAATAGTAACTTGTTTATTGGGTAATAATTTCGGAAAAGCAGTGTTTGCTGATAACAAGGAAAGTGTGAATTCTAATAAAGAAACTATTTACAAGGTGCTAGGTAATGATGAAAAAAAAGCAGACAGAACAATAATAATAGGTGATGATAAAGATTATCCCCCATATAGCTTTATAGATCAAAATGGTAATCCAACTGGTTTTGATGTAGAACTTGCTAAGGCTGCAGCAGAGGCTATGGGGTTTAAGGTAAAGATTAAACTAAGTGTCTGGAGTGAAGCTATGGATGAACTTGAAAACGGTAAAATAGATGTCATAGCAGGTATGTTCTATTCTAAAGATAGGGAAAAATTTTATTCATTTACAACAAAAACTGCAATAACTGGTGCTGATGTATTTACAAGAAAAGGAGAAAGTATAAAGAACATAAACCAGTTAAGAGGAAAGACAGTAGTAGTTGAATCAGATGAGATATCAGGAGAATATCTAAAAAAACAGAATCTTGGCATTAATTTTGTTAAAGTTCATTCATCTGAGGAGGCACTTAAACTTATATCTATGAACAAATATGATTATGCAGTAGTTTCAACTATAATAGGTCATTATTTTATGAAAAAAGATAAGATTTCAAACATAAAGGGTAATGGATTAGTTATTAATCCTGATGATTACTGTATTGCTGTAAAAAAAGGAAATGAAGACTTATTATTTGCTCTTAATGGAGGTCTGCAAATACTTAAGGCTACAGGAAAATATGATGAGATATATAATAAATGGCTTGGGGTTTATGAAGAAAAAACTTTCTATCAGACAGTAATAGAGTATAGAAGTTTAATAATGGCATCAGTGGCAAGTATACTTCTATTATTATTATGGAATAGAACTCTTAAAAAAAGGGTTGTTGTACGTACAAAGGAATTATTAGAAGCAAATGATGCTTTGAATAAGAGTAAACAGGAGTTACTGGTATCAAATGAAGAAATAGAGGCTTCTTATAATGAATTAGCTGCAATAGAAGAAGAACTTCGAAGCCAATATTATAGACTAATGAAAAGTGAAGAAAATTTAAAGAAAAGTGAAGAACGAAATAGAGCAATAGTAACTGCTATTCCAGACATTATCTTTGTTGTAGATGGAAATGCTGTTTTCAAAGACTGTCAAATAAAAGATGCTTCTGTGCTAATAATGCCTGAAAATGAGTTCATAGGAAAAACTCTTTGGAATGTACTTCCATCTAAAATAGCTGAAACTGGTTTTGAGAAAATTAAGGCTGCTCTTAAAAATAATTCTTTGGAAAGTTTTCAATACGAAATTGATACACCAGTAGGTAAGAAATATTATGAACTTCGGATAGTTAAATGTAGGGAAAATGAGGTTATTGTAATAAGCAGAGATATTACAGATGAAAGAAAAAATCAAAAGAAAATTGAATTCTTAAGCTATAACGATCAACTTACAGGACTATACAATAGGAGGTTTTTTGAAGAAGAGATTGAAAGATTAAATAGCAAAGAAAATCTTCCTCTTACTATTGTTATGGCTGATGTTAATGGATTAAAGTTAATAAATGATTCTTTTGGACATGCTGCTGGTGATGAATTGCTGAAAAAGGTTTCAGCAGTAATGCTCAATGTCTGCAGTGATAAAGGTATAATATCACGTATAGGAGGAGATGAGTTTGTAATACTGCTTCCGAAAACAAATGAACTTGAAGCAGGCAAAATACTTAAGCGTATTTCTGAATTGGCTTCAAAAGAGAAAGTAGAGTCAATAAACCTTTCAATTTCTTTTGGATTTGATACAAAGCATTATGATGATGAAAATGTATTTGAAGTACTGAAAAAAGCAGAAGATTTCATGTATAAAAAGAAGCTTTTTGAGAGCCCAAGTATGAGAGGAAAAACAATTGGTGCCATTATAAATACACTACATGAAAAAAATAAAAGAGAGGAACAACATTCTCATAGGGTATCTGAATATTGTAATCTTTTAGGAAAGGCTATGAATTTACCGGAGGGTGAAATACAAGAACTAAAGACTGTAGGGTTTTTACACGATATAGGAAAGGTTGCCATAGATGAAAATATTTTAAATAAGCCAGGTAAGCTTATCGATGAAGAGTGGGAAAAAATTAAACGTCATCCAGAAATAGGCTATCGAATTTTAAGTTCTGTTAATGATATGGCGGAGATGTCAGAGTATGTTTTAGCACATCATGAAAGATGGGATGGAAAGGGCTATCCTAAAGGACTTAAAGGAGAGGAAATTCCATTAAAATCAAGAATAATTGCAATAGCCGATGCTTTTGATGCTATGACAAGTGAGAGGGCTTATAGAAGTGCTTTATCAAAAGAGATAGCTGTAGAAGAGCTTATTAAGAATGCAGGTATTCAATTTGACCCAGAACTTGTAAAGATATTTGTTGAAAAGGTAGTATAA
- a CDS encoding YsnF/AvaK domain-containing protein, producing the protein MAKTSNNINSTTLQIKKEQLDIAKKWIQTGNVKIHKETFTEGKNFTIPVVHEELIIEKETFSPADVQHKDSSTEFIRIPLSEEQVEFVKHKVILEDVSIYKQQIEEIQHIEETLKKEEAKIKVSGSPSVIDNKK; encoded by the coding sequence ATGGCAAAGACAAGTAATAATATCAATAGTACAACTCTTCAAATTAAAAAAGAACAGCTTGATATAGCAAAAAAGTGGATACAAACAGGAAATGTAAAAATTCATAAAGAAACTTTCACAGAAGGAAAAAATTTTACTATACCTGTTGTACACGAAGAACTTATAATTGAGAAAGAGACCTTTAGCCCAGCTGATGTACAACATAAAGATAGTTCTACTGAATTTATACGTATCCCTTTGAGCGAAGAACAGGTAGAATTTGTAAAACATAAAGTTATCTTAGAAGATGTATCCATATATAAACAACAAATTGAAGAGATACAGCATATTGAAGAAACCTTAAAAAAGGAGGAGGCTAAGATTAAAGTCTCTGGATCTCCAAGTGTGATTGACAATAAAAAGTGA
- a CDS encoding YsnF/AvaK domain-containing protein yields MSILNGLLGNNDDNKRDTDEDEAKLRLRKEELDITKNKVQKGEVELSKEIIEEKKSVDVPVTREEVVIERRNLDNEASDSPITDEESIKIPVSEEKVDVNKHTVVSGEVSAHKRAIENTEHIDETLKREEAKVNKIGDPNVVDSTSNQS; encoded by the coding sequence ATGAGTATATTAAATGGACTTTTGGGAAACAATGATGATAATAAAAGAGATACTGATGAGGATGAAGCAAAACTTCGTCTCCGTAAGGAAGAACTTGACATTACTAAAAATAAAGTTCAAAAAGGTGAAGTAGAGCTTAGCAAAGAAATCATTGAAGAGAAAAAAAGTGTAGATGTCCCTGTAACACGTGAAGAAGTCGTAATTGAAAGAAGAAACCTAGACAATGAAGCCTCTGATTCTCCTATAACTGATGAGGAAAGTATTAAAATTCCTGTCAGTGAAGAAAAAGTTGATGTAAATAAACACACAGTGGTATCAGGAGAAGTTTCAGCTCATAAGCGTGCCATAGAAAATACAGAGCATATAGATGAAACTCTTAAACGAGAAGAAGCTAAAGTAAATAAAATTGGTGATCCTAATGTAGTTGACAGTACAAGTAACCAGAGCTAG
- a CDS encoding YczE/YyaS/YitT family protein, with amino-acid sequence MKKFYRGMMYCIGLVILALGIILNTKTGLGVSPIISIPYSISKIWNINLGNATMCIYILCVAGQAALRGKEFRPFDLLQVPMSIVFSRIINIFNDMIVINCDNLIMNLLLLAAAIILTGIGAYITVQMKIVPNAADGFTQALAERTKKGLGLAKNITDISSVMITVIIGLMCAGKIVGIGIGTLVAVIGVGRAIALTNMLFGKKMIALVE; translated from the coding sequence ATGAAGAAATTTTATCGTGGAATGATGTACTGTATCGGACTTGTGATACTTGCATTAGGAATTATTTTAAATACAAAAACGGGACTGGGAGTATCACCGATAATTTCAATACCCTATTCTATCTCAAAAATTTGGAATATAAACTTGGGAAATGCAACTATGTGTATTTACATACTGTGTGTAGCTGGACAAGCAGCATTGCGTGGAAAGGAATTTCGTCCATTTGACTTACTACAGGTTCCCATGAGTATTGTATTTAGCCGTATAATTAATATTTTTAATGATATGATAGTCATAAATTGTGATAACTTAATAATGAATTTGCTTTTGCTTGCAGCAGCAATTATTCTAACTGGAATTGGAGCATATATTACAGTCCAAATGAAGATTGTTCCAAATGCTGCAGATGGTTTTACACAGGCACTAGCAGAGCGAACTAAGAAAGGACTTGGACTGGCAAAAAATATAACAGATATATCAAGTGTTATGATCACTGTAATTATTGGTTTGATGTGTGCTGGAAAAATTGTTGGAATTGGAATTGGAACTTTAGTGGCAGTTATTGGTGTTGGACGAGCTATTGCCTTAACTAATATGCTATTTGGAAAGAAAATGATTGCACTTGTAGAGTAA
- a CDS encoding MerR family transcriptional regulator → MNIKAAAEKTGLTKKAIKYYESEGLINPLKNVENNYREYSDEDIIRLNLIGALRSLDIPIKGIKDVIAGKKGLQEALMDALEKIDENISYLEKSKLIISSLMEKNPDDYKYSGEQIKKLRETLELSRDNKKELISNSLLRIFPGNFGKMFAVMYEPFLEVKIDNDEKKKVWLKLVEFLDSAEEVDESDYPIEELKDLDDDKLDEFRTTIGNQVKKLLNYDDSIKNTTVNNQIEFVKSLKEDEEAKCSFIRCIELTKKYCKIIKPIQGEFEKYLAVLNENYKKYRENDTKMLLDIENGVKGNLGFGINDLVKSFNEEK, encoded by the coding sequence ATGAATATAAAAGCTGCAGCAGAGAAGACTGGACTTACTAAGAAGGCTATTAAATACTACGAAAGTGAAGGGTTGATTAATCCTTTAAAAAATGTTGAAAACAATTATAGGGAATATTCAGATGAGGATATTATTAGATTAAATTTAATAGGAGCACTTAGAAGTTTAGATATACCAATAAAAGGTATAAAGGATGTAATTGCAGGTAAAAAAGGACTGCAGGAAGCTTTAATGGACGCTTTAGAAAAAATAGATGAGAACATAAGTTATCTAGAAAAAAGTAAGTTGATCATATCAAGTCTTATGGAAAAGAATCCAGATGATTATAAGTATTCAGGAGAACAAATTAAAAAGCTGCGGGAAACGCTGGAACTGTCTAGAGATAATAAAAAAGAACTTATATCAAATAGTTTGCTTAGAATATTTCCAGGAAACTTTGGAAAAATGTTTGCCGTTATGTATGAGCCATTTTTAGAAGTTAAAATTGATAATGATGAAAAGAAGAAAGTATGGTTAAAGCTTGTGGAATTTTTAGATTCTGCTGAGGAAGTAGATGAAAGTGACTATCCAATAGAAGAATTAAAAGATTTAGATGATGATAAATTAGATGAATTTAGAACAACGATAGGTAATCAAGTTAAAAAGCTATTGAACTATGATGATAGTATTAAAAATACTACAGTAAATAATCAAATTGAATTTGTAAAATCTTTAAAGGAGGATGAGGAAGCAAAGTGCAGCTTTATTAGATGTATTGAACTTACAAAAAAGTATTGTAAGATAATTAAGCCTATTCAAGGAGAGTTTGAAAAATATCTAGCTGTGCTTAATGAGAACTATAAAAAGTATAGAGAAAATGACACTAAGATGCTGCTTGATATTGAGAATGGAGTAAAAGGCAATTTAGGATTTGGTATAAACGATTTAGTAAAGAGTTTTAATGAAGAAAAATAG
- a CDS encoding winged helix-turn-helix transcriptional regulator encodes MDDNNCIMIHNGIPYKCSISLALSVIGGKWKPLILWHLKDKVLRFGELKRSLDNITQKILTQQLRELESDGLINRHIYTQIPPKVEYSLTEKGNTVVPILEIISKWGAGYCSSLSVNNSKKL; translated from the coding sequence ATGGATGATAATAATTGTATAATGATTCATAATGGAATACCATATAAATGCTCTATATCACTAGCACTAAGCGTTATCGGTGGTAAATGGAAACCTTTGATTCTGTGGCATTTAAAAGATAAGGTTTTACGTTTTGGAGAACTAAAACGCTCTCTTGATAATATAACTCAAAAAATATTAACTCAGCAATTACGTGAACTTGAATCTGATGGCTTGATAAATCGTCACATATACACTCAAATTCCTCCTAAAGTAGAGTATTCTTTAACTGAAAAAGGTAATACAGTTGTACCTATTTTAGAAATAATTAGCAAATGGGGAGCTGGCTATTGCAGCTCACTTAGTGTAAATAATTCCAAGAAACTATAA
- a CDS encoding dienelactone hydrolase family protein: MLSMEEILKKEVVYKIDNMENVNILKNLVYKTNGKKEFLMDMYTPFSNEKEEKLPVVILVHGEAKFVNFKDVGQYTSMGKLIAASGLNAVTFNHKVLSEGFSIKEINSDIDILIKYLVENNEKLNIDKDKIAIWCFSGGVPFGLYAGMHRYSNYVKCIIAYYGLTDFKHAGQLLGINISDEDEEVEKYSPIYLIDENSKKIPPLFIARAGLDNPILNESLDKFITKALVNNLTVDIYNHPTGGHAFDLFNDNDRTCEIISKSLDFLRKYLIV, encoded by the coding sequence ATGTTAAGTATGGAGGAAATTTTAAAAAAAGAGGTAGTTTATAAGATAGACAACATGGAGAATGTTAATATATTAAAAAACCTAGTATATAAAACAAATGGTAAGAAAGAATTCTTAATGGATATGTATACTCCTTTTAGTAATGAGAAGGAGGAAAAATTACCTGTTGTAATATTAGTACATGGGGAAGCGAAATTTGTAAATTTTAAAGATGTGGGACAATATACTTCAATGGGAAAGTTAATAGCAGCTTCTGGTTTAAATGCAGTAACTTTTAATCATAAAGTTTTGTCAGAAGGATTTAGCATTAAAGAAATTAATAGTGATATAGATATCCTTATCAAATACTTGGTAGAAAATAATGAAAAATTAAATATAGACAAGGATAAAATTGCTATCTGGTGTTTTTCAGGGGGTGTTCCTTTTGGATTATATGCAGGTATGCACAGGTATTCTAATTATGTTAAATGTATTATTGCATACTATGGCTTGACCGATTTTAAACATGCAGGACAATTACTTGGAATTAATATATCAGATGAAGATGAAGAAGTAGAAAAATATTCACCAATATATCTTATAGATGAAAACTCAAAGAAAATTCCACCATTATTTATTGCAAGAGCAGGACTTGATAATCCAATACTTAATGAATCACTTGATAAGTTTATTACAAAAGCGTTGGTAAACAATTTAACTGTTGATATCTATAATCATCCTACAGGAGGACATGCATTTGATTTATTTAATGATAATGATAGAACATGTGAAATAATATCTAAGTCATTAGATTTTTTAAGAAAGTATTTGATTGTATGA
- a CDS encoding FGGY-family carbohydrate kinase — MEHYYLAFDAGTQSVKVAVYDKNMKCVAKSSNRTTLKYPHPGWVDMDADEYLLLTRLGMKQCIEQLKKQEIDPNLIKVIMGDGIICGIVGIDESGKAITPYINYLDSRTQSDVEVLKKLNLDIWGKETGNADPSCMFPALHARWILANNKEFQKRGKKFVHNAPYILMNLAGLESEDAFVDWGTMSGWGLGYRVYEKEWSDKQLDILGIAKSYMPKIVKPWNIIGTLSESAAKETGCPHGIPICAGAGDTMQSMLGSGILEANKAVDVAGTCAMFCVSTNGIIPELSKRGSELIFNSGTLENTYFYWGFVRTGGLALRWFKDNICQKSDDDSYYKLLSRGAEKVVPGCNGVIFLPYLTGGYGQFSKIKGCFLNMTLDTDQFALWRSVLEAIAYDYMEITNDYRNAGIKIDRITITEGGSKDDLWNQIKADIMQSETITLEVSGGAVLTDCIIGAYAEGDIEDLKEALVNNIKIINKYSPNANNSNVYKEQYVLRKSVLSGVDSNIK; from the coding sequence ATGGAACATTATTATCTTGCTTTTGATGCAGGAACTCAAAGCGTAAAGGTTGCTGTATATGATAAAAATATGAAATGTGTAGCAAAATCGTCAAATAGGACAACTTTGAAATATCCTCATCCAGGATGGGTTGATATGGATGCAGATGAATATCTTTTACTTACAAGACTTGGCATGAAACAGTGCATAGAACAGTTAAAAAAACAAGAAATTGATCCTAACTTAATTAAAGTAATTATGGGGGATGGAATTATTTGTGGAATTGTAGGTATAGATGAAAGTGGAAAGGCAATTACACCTTACATAAACTATCTGGATTCAAGAACACAGAGTGATGTTGAAGTCCTTAAGAAATTGAATCTTGATATTTGGGGAAAGGAAACCGGAAATGCTGATCCAAGCTGTATGTTTCCAGCACTGCATGCAAGATGGATCTTAGCAAATAATAAAGAATTTCAAAAAAGAGGCAAAAAGTTTGTCCATAATGCTCCCTATATTTTGATGAATCTTGCAGGTTTAGAGAGTGAGGATGCTTTTGTTGATTGGGGAACTATGTCAGGATGGGGCCTTGGATATCGTGTGTATGAAAAGGAATGGTCAGATAAGCAGCTTGATATATTAGGAATAGCTAAAAGCTATATGCCTAAGATTGTAAAGCCCTGGAATATTATTGGTACGTTATCGGAAAGTGCAGCAAAGGAAACGGGATGTCCTCATGGCATACCAATTTGTGCTGGTGCAGGTGATACAATGCAGTCCATGCTGGGAAGTGGAATTCTTGAAGCAAATAAGGCTGTAGATGTTGCAGGAACTTGTGCCATGTTCTGTGTCTCTACAAATGGGATTATTCCAGAGCTTAGTAAAAGAGGAAGTGAATTGATTTTTAACAGCGGCACTTTAGAAAATACATATTTTTACTGGGGATTTGTTAGAACTGGAGGTCTGGCACTGCGTTGGTTTAAGGATAACATTTGTCAAAAATCTGATGATGATAGCTATTATAAACTGCTTAGCAGAGGAGCGGAAAAGGTTGTACCGGGATGCAATGGTGTGATTTTCTTACCATATTTAACTGGTGGATATGGTCAATTTTCAAAGATAAAAGGTTGTTTTTTGAACATGACCTTGGATACAGATCAATTTGCTTTATGGAGGTCTGTTTTGGAGGCTATTGCTTATGATTATATGGAAATTACAAATGATTATAGAAATGCTGGTATCAAAATAGACAGAATTACTATTACTGAGGGTGGAAGTAAAGATGATTTGTGGAATCAAATTAAAGCAGACATTATGCAAAGTGAAACAATTACACTAGAAGTGTCAGGAGGTGCTGTACTTACAGATTGTATTATTGGTGCATATGCAGAAGGTGATATAGAGGACTTAAAAGAGGCACTTGTCAACAATATAAAAATTATCAATAAATATAGTCCAAATGCCAACAATTCAAATGTATATAAGGAGCAGTATGTACTTAGAAAAAGTGTATTAAGTGGTGTGGATAGTAACATAAAGTGA